A window of Arsenophonus sp. aPb contains these coding sequences:
- a CDS encoding P-loop NTPase fold protein produces the protein MSLKLQTESPAENDIFRGNSHKKVAEKMAEIVEQQDIDIVGLEGELGSGKSTILKLLKKELDSKFIFIDFDAELYQHGSTKKALIEVIHEGISKQKNVDQTKLDKFKNQALGNIVKYDKKVNSRISWWTITFIIFSFLSLQIFRPLLVDLNNLILKNHASFWIIAIEILCVISPVILLLYLLLPYSRKKNKIPSVGDLFKRNSIDRIEETWLVNKEVGTIELTEALKGFTSKGTILEDIRIILIIDNLDRVSSDKVKELWSDIELIANTTHKHFKIIVPYSAKQVTASLAVDGHNGREFIVKRIPITFITPPLITAGWQEAFQQLWKETVDPSDIYSCKEVSQLLELWKPIEYPYITPRLMKKFVNDIYILNLTITALEKHRYILFALYILVVKYSDHDIKILLRTPKKETEEDKDKLNTKIQLTIKQLSRIFNNDTRRWNEFFMSIHYQTDIELARSELLDNPLVEAINTNNTTQLEELITWWGFSHAWRRIMQKIEIRNALIAISELKENTLDLIKNEIAILVDMFNANFAILTKEPSDRDLNQSLLHLLNSGRIEQEPFLERQKNFIIDELDKLQITDKYDDEVIIELLKDANDYSQIFNKNLLGLIKNKINGEIYANFLFPYEDELSNLNINSLKLTNDNIKKMLLCILNNEEGDLFNPNVIRHIKLSNTIVRDIIDNEEVHNQNNNTLSMLRNDEINNNKFGFRKVILNPEWDKSNHYQYYKNKINAEKQFSTEFAAQAITHMIKVRDFSYLEQYNEYINNKEFIIFMEFYLRYSLSLDNVINELSNDSILPYIENAVCKIINDCNVDNISIIKYVSNYYDLIKQKVPNSKPMTLVKKQEKLLLDQLRSEHIRDLDKVFLTDLLALNELPEINNKLYILAQDIFNNEERLQFALKEINSNRRYILQHMIDIEHFIHMDINTIIFANLFRYGSEETINNIKNIHFLWSCLEDVQRREILDELHDVLLERQTAQNNRINIIHYFHTELTFKEIEKEDHRSIANLFNAALNDETLIDWLDKQKFNFSSWAKEDQETVLHCIINNKNKFPTLCKNSIFIRNRIKNEYAKIAISEEEI, from the coding sequence ATGTCTCTCAAATTGCAGACTGAGTCTCCCGCTGAAAATGATATATTTCGAGGTAACAGCCATAAAAAGGTCGCCGAGAAAATGGCTGAAATAGTAGAACAACAAGATATTGATATCGTTGGGTTAGAAGGGGAGCTTGGCTCAGGAAAATCAACGATACTTAAACTCCTGAAAAAAGAACTCGATAGTAAATTTATTTTTATTGATTTCGATGCGGAGCTTTACCAGCATGGTTCGACTAAAAAAGCTTTAATAGAAGTTATTCATGAAGGAATAAGTAAGCAAAAAAACGTCGACCAAACAAAATTAGATAAATTCAAGAATCAAGCCTTAGGTAATATTGTAAAATATGATAAAAAAGTGAATAGTAGAATCAGTTGGTGGACAATAACATTTATTATCTTTTCTTTCTTAAGTCTTCAAATATTTCGTCCTCTACTAGTAGATTTAAATAACCTTATATTAAAGAATCATGCAAGTTTTTGGATAATAGCTATTGAAATCCTTTGTGTAATATCACCTGTTATTCTACTACTCTATCTTCTACTGCCATATTCTCGAAAAAAAAATAAAATTCCTTCTGTTGGAGATCTTTTTAAACGAAATAGCATAGACAGAATTGAGGAAACTTGGTTAGTAAATAAAGAGGTCGGTACGATTGAACTAACGGAAGCTCTTAAAGGATTTACTTCAAAAGGGACTATCCTAGAAGATATTCGTATAATTCTCATTATTGATAATTTAGATCGCGTTAGCTCAGATAAAGTCAAAGAACTTTGGAGCGACATAGAGCTAATTGCAAATACAACGCACAAGCATTTTAAAATTATTGTACCTTACTCCGCGAAACAAGTTACCGCATCTCTTGCTGTAGATGGACATAATGGAAGAGAATTCATTGTAAAGCGTATCCCAATCACTTTTATAACACCACCATTAATCACTGCTGGTTGGCAGGAAGCTTTTCAACAACTTTGGAAAGAAACAGTGGATCCATCAGATATCTACTCTTGTAAAGAAGTCTCTCAACTACTGGAGTTATGGAAACCGATTGAATATCCATATATAACACCGCGATTAATGAAAAAATTTGTTAACGATATTTATATTCTTAACCTAACTATCACAGCATTAGAAAAACACCGATATATTCTTTTTGCATTATACATTCTCGTTGTAAAATACTCTGATCATGATATTAAAATATTACTTCGTACTCCCAAAAAAGAAACAGAAGAAGACAAAGATAAACTTAATACAAAAATACAATTAACTATCAAACAACTCTCACGAATTTTTAATAATGATACTCGCCGTTGGAATGAGTTTTTCATGAGTATTCATTATCAAACTGATATTGAATTAGCTAGAAGTGAACTTTTAGATAACCCACTTGTAGAAGCTATTAATACAAATAACACTACGCAATTAGAAGAACTAATAACCTGGTGGGGATTCAGCCATGCTTGGCGACGTATTATGCAGAAAATAGAAATACGCAACGCTTTAATAGCGATTTCGGAATTAAAAGAAAATACATTAGATTTGATAAAAAATGAAATTGCCATACTAGTCGATATGTTTAACGCTAATTTTGCAATCTTAACAAAAGAACCTTCAGATAGAGATCTGAATCAAAGTTTATTACATTTATTAAATTCTGGGAGAATAGAACAAGAACCTTTTTTAGAACGACAAAAAAATTTCATTATTGATGAACTTGATAAACTTCAGATTACTGACAAATATGATGATGAGGTTATTATTGAATTATTAAAAGATGCTAATGATTATTCTCAAATTTTTAATAAAAACCTATTAGGATTAATTAAAAATAAAATAAATGGAGAAATCTATGCAAATTTTCTTTTTCCTTATGAAGATGAGCTTTCTAACCTTAATATTAATAGCCTTAAACTTACGAATGACAACATAAAAAAAATGCTTCTTTGTATTCTCAATAATGAAGAAGGCGATCTTTTCAATCCTAACGTTATCAGACATATTAAACTTTCCAATACTATTGTTAGGGATATCATTGACAATGAAGAGGTACATAATCAAAATAACAACACTCTATCAATGTTAAGAAATGATGAAATCAACAATAATAAATTTGGTTTTAGAAAGGTAATCTTAAATCCTGAATGGGATAAATCAAATCATTATCAATATTATAAAAATAAAATAAATGCAGAAAAACAATTTTCAACTGAATTTGCTGCTCAAGCTATTACACACATGATAAAGGTCAGGGATTTTTCATACTTAGAACAATATAATGAATATATCAATAATAAAGAATTTATTATATTTATGGAATTTTATCTTCGTTATTCACTATCATTAGATAATGTTATTAATGAATTATCCAATGACTCTATTTTACCCTACATAGAAAATGCTGTATGTAAAATTATTAATGATTGTAATGTAGATAATATATCTATTATTAAATATGTTAGTAATTATTATGATTTGATTAAACAAAAAGTACCCAATTCCAAACCAATGACACTAGTAAAAAAACAAGAAAAATTATTATTAGATCAATTAAGATCAGAACATATACGAGATCTAGATAAGGTTTTTCTAACTGATCTTCTCGCACTAAACGAATTACCAGAGATCAATAATAAATTATATATCTTGGCTCAGGATATTTTTAACAACGAGGAAAGATTACAATTTGCCTTAAAAGAGATAAATAGTAATAGGCGATATATTTTGCAACATATGATTGATATAGAACATTTTATTCATATGGATATCAATACAATAATATTTGCAAACTTATTTAGATATGGGTCAGAAGAAACTATAAATAACATCAAAAATATTCATTTTTTATGGTCATGTTTGGAGGACGTACAACGCCGCGAAATTTTAGATGAACTTCATGATGTTCTTTTAGAGAGGCAAACAGCACAAAATAATCGCATTAATATCATTCATTATTTTCACACAGAACTAACCTTTAAAGAAATTGAAAAAGAAGATCATCGCAGTATTGCCAACCTATTTAATGCAGCGTTAAACGATGAAACACTAATAGATTGGCTTGATAAACAAAAATTTAACTTTTCCAGTTGGGCAAAAGAAGATCAAGAAACAGTTTTACACTGCATTATCAATAATAAAAATAAATTTCCAACTTTGTGTAAAAACTCTATATTTATTAGAAATCGAATTAAAAATGAATATGCTAAAATCGCCATAAGTGAAGAAGAAATTTAA
- a CDS encoding ParA family protein: MAKVITIINQKGGVGKTTTAQAIGVWIQVKKNKKVLFLDLDQQGNLTYALEAGNSDYNTLEVLETGKIRADKAQLTTSGFSVIPSTPSLANVDAVLTQTGKEYRLKEALAGLTDYDFVVMDTPPSLNIITINALTASDYAVIPAQADIFSLQGITQLGQTIETVKRYTNKDLKVLGIVLTKHNTRSILSRDLQKVITDTAMHLHTNVYTQYIREAVAIREAQAMKKDIFSYNSKSNATQDYDALMKQIWKDINQ; encoded by the coding sequence ATGGCTAAAGTAATAACAATCATAAATCAGAAAGGCGGAGTAGGGAAAACCACTACAGCACAAGCTATAGGTGTATGGATACAAGTAAAAAAAAATAAAAAAGTATTGTTTTTAGATTTAGATCAACAAGGAAACCTTACATACGCTTTAGAAGCAGGAAATAGTGATTACAACACTTTAGAAGTATTAGAAACAGGAAAAATACGAGCAGATAAAGCACAGCTAACAACAAGCGGATTTAGTGTTATCCCTTCTACACCTTCACTAGCTAATGTTGATGCGGTATTAACTCAGACAGGGAAAGAATACAGATTAAAAGAAGCTTTAGCTGGTTTAACTGACTATGACTTTGTAGTTATGGATACTCCTCCAAGCTTAAATATAATCACAATTAATGCTTTAACAGCCAGTGATTACGCTGTGATACCTGCACAAGCGGATATATTTAGCTTGCAGGGAATCACTCAGCTTGGACAGACTATAGAAACAGTAAAGCGCTATACAAATAAAGATCTAAAAGTTCTTGGTATTGTATTAACGAAGCACAATACACGTAGCATATTAAGTCGTGACTTGCAGAAAGTAATTACAGATACAGCTATGCATCTACACACAAATGTATACACACAATATATAAGAGAAGCAGTAGCTATTAGAGAAGCACAGGCTATGAAGAAGGATATATTTAGCTACAATTCTAAAAGTAATGCTACACAGGATTATGACGCATTAATGAAACAGATCTGGAAGGATATTAACCAATGA
- a CDS encoding replication initiator protein A — MLDLTKKSRKYNLKTLRPHKHKQLEFFIADDVDISTFRDELASMEHPFFALKAGDVRDREYKNGAVTVTVKPTSSGLATVFDKDIWIYAISKLLEAINDHQPISRTIAFTPYDFFVTTNREIGGRTYKELEKSLERLAGTRITTNIIYSSDKQESVGFGLIDSWRILDEKKGKLEIGMVEITLPDWLYEGITKEKILKISPDYFRIRKAIDRRLYEIARKHCGNQHEFSISLEKLHLKTGSTATSSKFKFNIKQLAKTNDLPDYEILFDPLTEKVTFKNRQQDISSAEVSRKKEKGKREVFKIKKSLLNK, encoded by the coding sequence ATGTTAGATCTTACAAAGAAATCGAGAAAATACAACTTGAAAACATTACGTCCCCATAAACATAAGCAGCTCGAATTTTTTATCGCGGATGATGTTGATATTTCAACATTTCGTGATGAATTAGCCAGCATGGAGCACCCATTTTTTGCATTGAAAGCAGGTGATGTTAGGGATAGAGAATATAAAAATGGTGCGGTTACTGTTACTGTAAAACCAACTTCATCAGGATTGGCAACTGTTTTCGATAAAGACATCTGGATTTATGCTATTTCAAAATTATTAGAAGCGATAAACGATCATCAACCAATTAGTAGAACAATAGCTTTCACGCCTTACGATTTTTTCGTTACGACTAATCGAGAAATTGGCGGTAGAACTTATAAGGAACTTGAAAAATCTTTAGAGAGATTGGCTGGTACAAGAATAACAACGAATATTATTTATTCTTCCGATAAACAAGAATCAGTAGGATTTGGGTTGATTGATAGTTGGAGAATTTTGGATGAGAAAAAGGGAAAATTAGAAATTGGGATGGTGGAAATAACTCTCCCTGATTGGTTATATGAAGGTATAACTAAAGAGAAAATACTCAAAATTAGTCCTGATTACTTTCGTATTCGTAAAGCTATTGATAGGAGACTTTATGAAATTGCTCGAAAACATTGTGGTAATCAGCATGAATTTTCCATATCTTTGGAAAAACTTCATTTGAAGACAGGTAGTACTGCAACCTCTTCAAAATTTAAATTTAATATTAAGCAACTAGCTAAAACAAATGATCTCCCTGATTATGAAATCTTATTTGATCCTTTGACAGAAAAAGTTACGTTTAAAAATCGCCAGCAAGATATATCGTCAGCAGAAGTTTCGCGCAAAAAAGAGAAAGGAAAACGCGAAGTTTTTAAAATAAAAAAATCATTATTAAATAAATAG
- a CDS encoding HEPN domain-containing protein, with product MTVRSNSFYLEQIIDVIIDVDSQTLYGTLHFGGFGRIPEFRVKSGASPALPDFYVYVRDNKKLTCTSLRDAKTYTLHEIKLTNDLIVSADYITMGKQLPHFDKFELHLTGISVWIEGNRNFILNGDCLERNISTEKISKLFSFDSEDYLLSTNYHINTHNETPVDSHFSIEHTLVIQKKKENLSFEECKKVSHELRNLFSLLIGNSLSVSEIWIFNHDDPTRNQWLYFPTVLYAQQPLQYAFEALFPFAYLTNENKWVSILTQYFSKNTSRDIWQRLLPSYGKMAVWEYGILSRVVILEMYAGVKTTKKKLKMENNLCKDFKKELEKTIDTFKSSKNISGDNQIVIDSMKKCILNTKNTIFPTLREKYEKLMREISPALKDAITFTDDDFIKIKKIRDNTVHGLDYKGNSSGSDITYEMQLSDRLLVLLMCFVYLELGFTETEIASSLQHSHCKFIIGANLNKRKLSLLSGNAMLIKLTEQPKNMVLRDYDMVVVNHLIRTNTWYLNEQITQKLRTEYRNIGVSTLLDYVKGIVPNKKGQKIELIQQAYIESERGETEHYSTVVICSCN from the coding sequence ATGACAGTCAGGAGCAATAGTTTTTACCTGGAACAAATAATTGATGTGATCATAGATGTGGATAGCCAAACGCTGTATGGTACATTACATTTTGGTGGTTTCGGGAGGATTCCGGAGTTTCGGGTTAAAAGTGGGGCATCACCTGCGCTACCTGATTTTTATGTATATGTCCGTGATAATAAAAAACTTACTTGTACCTCACTCCGTGACGCTAAAACTTACACCCTTCATGAAATAAAGTTGACGAATGATTTAATTGTCTCAGCTGATTACATTACTATGGGCAAGCAGCTTCCGCATTTTGATAAATTTGAACTTCATCTGACGGGAATATCAGTCTGGATTGAGGGAAATAGAAATTTTATTCTTAACGGTGATTGTCTTGAGCGAAATATCAGTACTGAAAAAATCAGTAAGCTATTCAGCTTTGATTCTGAAGATTATCTCCTCTCTACCAATTACCACATCAATACTCATAACGAGACTCCTGTAGATAGTCATTTCAGTATTGAGCACACGCTAGTTATCCAGAAAAAAAAGGAAAATCTCTCTTTTGAGGAATGTAAGAAAGTATCTCATGAGCTCAGGAACTTATTTTCCCTGCTGATAGGTAATTCACTATCTGTTAGTGAAATCTGGATTTTTAATCATGACGATCCAACAAGAAATCAATGGCTTTATTTTCCGACAGTTTTGTACGCGCAGCAGCCGTTGCAATACGCATTTGAGGCGTTATTTCCTTTTGCATACCTGACTAATGAAAATAAATGGGTCAGTATACTTACTCAATACTTCAGTAAAAACACTTCTCGAGATATCTGGCAACGGCTTCTGCCTTCATACGGAAAAATGGCCGTATGGGAATATGGTATTTTATCCAGAGTCGTCATATTGGAGATGTATGCGGGTGTGAAAACAACTAAAAAAAAATTGAAGATGGAAAACAATCTATGTAAGGATTTCAAAAAAGAGCTAGAGAAAACTATTGATACTTTTAAAAGCTCAAAAAATATTTCTGGTGATAACCAAATCGTGATTGATAGCATGAAAAAATGTATTCTGAATACAAAAAATACGATATTTCCGACACTAAGAGAAAAGTATGAAAAATTAATGAGAGAAATCAGCCCTGCCCTTAAAGACGCTATCACATTTACAGATGATGATTTCATCAAAATCAAAAAGATCCGGGACAACACGGTTCATGGGCTCGATTATAAAGGAAACAGCAGTGGTAGTGATATAACCTACGAAATGCAACTGAGCGATCGCCTTCTGGTGCTATTGATGTGCTTTGTTTATCTGGAACTGGGTTTCACCGAAACTGAAATCGCCTCATCCCTGCAACATTCACACTGTAAATTTATTATCGGCGCGAATCTTAATAAACGCAAGCTGAGCTTGTTAAGCGGCAACGCTATGTTGATTAAGCTTACCGAACAACCCAAAAACATGGTTTTAAGAGACTATGACATGGTTGTTGTAAATCATTTAATCAGAACGAATACCTGGTACCTGAATGAGCAAATAACTCAGAAGCTACGTACGGAATATCGCAACATAGGAGTATCCACTTTACTAGATTATGTAAAAGGAATCGTACCCAACAAAAAAGGCCAGAAAATTGAATTAATACAACAGGCTTATATTGAGAGCGAAAGGGGTGAAACAGAGCATTATTCAACTGTGGTTATTTGCTCCTGTAATTAG